The following are from one region of the Rosistilla carotiformis genome:
- a CDS encoding alkaline phosphatase family protein, with translation MQTLPRVLCIAAVAAASCCCLAPSAPAADSAKHVVVVSLDGLAAYLVDDPKVPLPTIRRLAREGAIVDGGMIPSNPSVTWPNHTTLVTGVRPEKHGVMANGVLVRGPIGVPTTIDSRRDQSDLVRIPTIVDAAHAAGLSTAEINWPCTRGSKSLDDQFPDVPDALLHSTPRLRKELVELGLLVDETDASFRKLSTVGRDYVWTEAACHLIRDRKPNLTLIHLLNVDSVHHQRGPQTPEGYTANAYADMCLARIVAAIDEAGIRDQTTLIVLSDHGFTRTPEAIRPNVVLRQAGLLTAEAGKIREAQVHVVPEGGIGLVYCTNPGEATEQAEAFKKMFVGLEGVADVVLPDGFAEIGLLHPREYNQSPDAVLVAADGYSVSGSVDGETLVASNTEAKTALGSHGFVSTLPKMKALCVLSGAGIRSGVQLPTVENIDIAPTIAKLLELKYPYSDGKPLTAALE, from the coding sequence CCTTCCGCCCCCGCGGCGGACTCTGCAAAACATGTTGTTGTGGTCAGTCTCGATGGGCTCGCGGCCTATCTCGTCGACGACCCCAAGGTGCCCCTGCCCACGATCCGGCGACTGGCTCGCGAAGGAGCAATCGTCGACGGTGGTATGATCCCGTCGAACCCGTCGGTCACTTGGCCCAACCACACGACGTTGGTGACCGGTGTCCGCCCCGAGAAGCATGGCGTCATGGCCAATGGCGTTTTGGTGCGTGGGCCGATCGGTGTTCCGACCACGATCGATTCGCGTCGTGACCAGAGTGATCTCGTCCGCATTCCGACGATTGTCGACGCCGCGCACGCTGCGGGGCTTTCGACCGCTGAGATCAATTGGCCCTGCACCCGCGGGTCGAAATCGCTGGACGATCAATTCCCCGACGTTCCCGATGCGTTACTGCACAGTACGCCGAGGCTGCGAAAGGAATTGGTCGAACTGGGACTGCTGGTCGACGAGACCGATGCGTCGTTCCGCAAGCTGAGCACGGTCGGCCGCGATTATGTCTGGACCGAAGCGGCTTGCCACTTGATTCGCGACCGGAAACCGAACCTGACGTTGATCCATCTATTGAATGTCGACAGCGTCCATCACCAGAGAGGCCCGCAAACGCCGGAAGGTTACACCGCCAACGCCTATGCCGACATGTGTTTGGCGCGGATCGTCGCGGCCATCGACGAGGCGGGGATCCGCGATCAAACGACGTTGATTGTCCTTTCGGACCACGGCTTCACGCGGACTCCCGAAGCGATCCGCCCCAACGTCGTGTTGCGTCAGGCGGGACTGCTGACGGCCGAAGCGGGGAAAATTCGCGAGGCGCAGGTGCATGTTGTACCCGAGGGAGGCATCGGCTTGGTCTACTGCACCAACCCCGGCGAAGCGACCGAGCAAGCCGAAGCGTTTAAGAAAATGTTCGTCGGTCTCGAAGGTGTCGCCGACGTTGTCTTGCCCGACGGATTCGCGGAGATCGGTCTGCTGCACCCTCGCGAATACAATCAGTCTCCCGATGCGGTTCTCGTGGCTGCCGATGGATATTCGGTTTCGGGTTCGGTCGACGGCGAGACATTGGTTGCCAGCAACACCGAAGCGAAGACCGCACTCGGTTCACACGGGTTTGTCTCGACGCTGCCGAAGATGAAAGCGTTGTGCGTGCTGTCGGGAGCTGGCATCCGCAGCGGCGTCCAATTGCCGACGGTCGAAAACATCGACATCGCACCCACGATCGCGAAACTTCTTGAACTCAAATACCCTTACAGCGACGGCAAACCGTTGACCGCTGCGTTAGAATAA
- a CDS encoding dihydrodipicolinate synthase family protein, with the protein MNRGRDLFCGCMPALMTPCDSAGNPDFDALVRKGHQLLDAGMCAVVYCGSMGDWPLLTDLQRQEGVKRLASAGVPVVVGTGAQNPKLAAAHAAHAQAVGAAGLMLIPRVLSRGSSAAAQRHHFADILRSADRLPAVIYNSPYYGFQTRADLFFELRREHPNLVGFKEFGGAESLSYAAEHITSGNSELALMVGVDTQVFHGFVRCGAVGAITGVGNALPKQVLRLIELCRLAAAGDVEARRLALELDDAMAVLSKFDEGPDLVLYYKYLMVLEGDSEYEHHFNSHDALSDSQRAWIHDQWKLFKSWWNHWPGAKQ; encoded by the coding sequence GTGAATCGTGGTCGAGATCTATTTTGTGGCTGCATGCCGGCGTTGATGACCCCCTGCGATTCCGCGGGCAATCCCGACTTCGACGCCTTGGTCCGCAAAGGGCATCAATTGCTCGACGCAGGAATGTGTGCGGTCGTCTATTGCGGGTCGATGGGAGACTGGCCTCTGTTGACCGATCTGCAGCGTCAAGAAGGAGTGAAGCGACTGGCCTCAGCGGGTGTGCCCGTGGTCGTCGGCACCGGGGCTCAAAATCCCAAACTCGCCGCCGCGCACGCCGCCCATGCTCAAGCCGTTGGCGCGGCCGGATTGATGCTGATCCCACGCGTTTTGTCGCGTGGCAGCTCCGCGGCGGCTCAGCGGCATCACTTTGCCGATATCCTTCGCTCAGCGGATCGATTGCCGGCGGTCATCTATAACAGTCCGTATTACGGGTTCCAGACGCGAGCGGATCTGTTTTTTGAACTCCGTCGCGAACACCCGAATCTGGTCGGATTCAAAGAGTTTGGCGGCGCCGAATCGCTCAGCTATGCCGCGGAACATATCACCAGCGGCAATTCCGAGCTCGCCTTGATGGTGGGTGTCGACACCCAGGTTTTTCATGGATTCGTTCGCTGTGGCGCCGTCGGGGCGATCACGGGGGTCGGGAACGCGCTTCCAAAACAAGTCCTTCGGCTAATCGAACTGTGCCGCTTGGCTGCGGCGGGGGATGTCGAAGCGCGGCGATTGGCTTTGGAACTGGACGACGCGATGGCGGTGCTGTCGAAGTTCGACGAAGGGCCCGATCTGGTCCTGTACTACAAATATCTGATGGTGTTGGAAGGGGATTCGGAGTACGAGCATCACTTCAATTCCCACGACGCGCTCAGCGACAGTCAGCGGGCGTGGATCCACGACCAGTGGAAGCTGTTCAAGAGTTGGTGGAACCACTGGCCTGGCGCGAAGCAATGA
- a CDS encoding alkaline phosphatase, producing the protein MLTASHRMLTFQLACLLVLTAAPWSATAQTSDPIAALQAAAVEARAADWGHWGPDPKSYSSWRSHSNRLIPVYSFGMDMKSVSGAKSVYRDEAAIERLYGQVPEGTLNPEAEYFDQTDVYRLQQSAVDAGKKRVILFVFDGMDWHTTRAAAIAKLGKVAYSEGRGEGLAFLDYRGATTDYGYCVTSPHNDGTSVSVDKQRVTNPGGKLRGGYDFQRCGDAPWKPITDADYPIGKSKEQPHAYTDSASSATSLTAGIKTYNNSVNVDAMGREVLPIARTLQEDGFAVGVVTSVPISHATPACAYGNNVHRNDYQDITRDLIGRPSIYHPGGLSGLDVLMGGGWGVATEKDGGQGENFVPGNKYLTEEDLKAIDASNGGKYVVAQRTPGTVGPKVLSAAVAKAIADKNRLFGYFGVGGGHLPYQTADGKYDPVDSIGGSKVQKAEVYSEADVSENINLRQMAVAAMEVLESRNDRWWLMVESGDVDWASHSNNIDNAIGAIHSGDDAFEGVVQWIEENGGWDDTALILTSDHGHYFQLSRPEALVQTTSTP; encoded by the coding sequence ATGCTCACCGCTTCCCACCGCATGCTGACTTTCCAGCTCGCTTGTCTCTTGGTCCTTACCGCTGCACCTTGGTCGGCCACCGCGCAGACGTCCGATCCGATCGCTGCCTTGCAAGCGGCCGCGGTCGAAGCACGGGCTGCCGATTGGGGACATTGGGGCCCCGATCCGAAAAGCTATTCCAGCTGGCGGAGTCACAGCAACCGGCTGATTCCGGTCTATTCGTTTGGGATGGACATGAAGTCGGTCTCGGGAGCGAAGAGCGTCTACCGCGACGAAGCGGCGATCGAGCGATTGTATGGACAGGTTCCCGAGGGGACGCTGAATCCCGAGGCGGAATACTTCGACCAAACCGACGTCTATCGATTGCAGCAATCGGCTGTCGACGCCGGAAAGAAACGGGTGATCCTGTTCGTCTTCGATGGGATGGATTGGCACACGACACGCGCCGCCGCGATCGCAAAGCTTGGCAAAGTTGCTTACAGCGAAGGGCGAGGCGAGGGACTGGCGTTTCTCGACTACCGCGGTGCGACAACCGATTACGGGTATTGTGTAACCAGCCCGCACAACGACGGCACTTCGGTGAGCGTCGACAAGCAGCGGGTGACCAATCCCGGTGGGAAATTGCGAGGCGGTTACGATTTCCAACGTTGCGGCGATGCCCCTTGGAAACCGATCACCGATGCCGACTATCCGATCGGCAAGAGCAAAGAGCAACCGCACGCCTACACCGATTCGGCCTCTTCGGCGACTTCGCTGACCGCTGGCATCAAGACTTACAACAATTCGGTGAATGTCGATGCGATGGGGCGTGAAGTCCTGCCGATCGCGCGCACGTTGCAAGAGGACGGTTTCGCGGTCGGCGTGGTGACCAGCGTTCCGATCAGCCACGCGACCCCCGCCTGTGCTTATGGCAACAATGTCCATCGCAACGACTACCAAGACATCACCCGCGATCTGATCGGCCGTCCGTCGATCTATCATCCCGGTGGCCTTTCGGGATTGGACGTTCTGATGGGAGGCGGCTGGGGTGTCGCCACTGAAAAAGATGGTGGCCAGGGAGAGAACTTCGTCCCGGGGAACAAATACCTGACCGAAGAGGATCTGAAGGCGATCGACGCTTCCAACGGCGGCAAGTACGTGGTCGCTCAGCGAACCCCAGGAACGGTGGGGCCGAAGGTGCTTTCCGCTGCCGTTGCAAAAGCGATCGCCGACAAGAATCGACTGTTCGGATATTTTGGCGTCGGCGGCGGACACCTGCCCTACCAGACAGCCGATGGAAAGTATGATCCCGTCGACAGCATCGGTGGCAGCAAGGTGCAAAAAGCGGAGGTCTACAGCGAAGCTGACGTGAGCGAGAACATCAATCTGCGACAGATGGCGGTTGCCGCGATGGAAGTGCTGGAATCTCGCAACGACCGCTGGTGGTTGATGGTCGAATCGGGCGACGTCGATTGGGCCAGCCACTCCAACAACATCGACAACGCGATCGGCGCCATCCACAGCGGCGATGACGCTTTCGAGGGCGTGGTTCAGTGGATCGAAGAAAACGGGGGATGGGATGACACCGCGTTGATCTTAACCTCCGACCACGGACACTATTTTCAGTTGTCGCGTCCCGAGGCGTTGGTACAAACGACTTCGACGCCGTAG